One region of Elephas maximus indicus isolate mEleMax1 chromosome 23, mEleMax1 primary haplotype, whole genome shotgun sequence genomic DNA includes:
- the ARGLU1 gene encoding arginine and glutamate-rich protein 1 yields MGRSRSRSSSRSKHTKSSKHNKKRSRSRSRSRDKERVRKRSKSRESKRNRRRESRSRSRSTNTAVSRRERDRERASSPPDRIDIFGRTVSKRSSLDEKQKREEEEKKAEFERQRKIRQQEIEEKLIEEETARRVEELVAKRVEEELEKRKDEIEREVLRRVEEAKRIMEKQLLEELERQRQAELAAQKAREEEERAKREELERILEENNRKIAEAQARLAEEQLRIVEEQRKIHEERMKLEQERQRQQKEEQKIILGKGKSRPKLSFSLKTQD; encoded by the exons ATGGGCCGGTCTCGGAGCCGGAGTTCGTCCCGCTCCAAACACACCAAGAGCAGCAAACACAACAAGAAGCGCAGCCGGTCGCGGTCGCGGTCCCGGGACAAGGAGCGAGTCCGGAAGCGTTCCAAGTCCCGGGAGAGTAAGCGGAACCGGCGGCGGGAGTCGCGGTCCCGCTCGCGCTCCACCAACACGGCCGTGTCTCGGCGCGAGCGGGACCGGGAGCGCGCCTCGTCCCCGCCCGACCGCATCGACATCTTCGGGCGCACGGTCAGCAAGCGGAGCAGCCTGGACGAGAAGCAGAAACgcgaggaggaggagaagaaagccGAGTTCGAGCGACAGCGAAAAAT TCGGCAGCAGGAGATAGAAGAAAAACTCATCGAGGAAGAGACAGCACGAAGAGTGGAAGAATTGGTGGCAAAGAGGGTAGAGGAAGAATTGGAGAAAAGGAAGGATGAAATTGAGCGCGAAGTTCTCCGGAGGGTGGAGGAAGCCAAGCGCATCATGGAAAAGCAGTTGCTCGAAGAACTCGAGCGACAGAGACAAGCTGAGCTTGCAGCACAAAAAGCTAGAGAG GAGGAAGAACGTGCAAAACGTGAGGAGCTGGAGCGAATACTGGAAGAGAATAACCGCAAAATCGCAGAAGCTCAAGCCAGACTG GCTGAAGAACAATTGAGAATTGTCGAAGAACAAAGAAAGATTCATGAGGAAAGGATGAAACTAGAACAAGAGCGACAACGTcaacaaaaggaagaacaaaaaatTATCCTGGGCAAGGGGAAGTCCAGGCCAAAACTGTCCTTCTCATTAAAAACCCAGGATTAA